In Gordonia iterans, the following proteins share a genomic window:
- a CDS encoding TetR/AcrR family transcriptional regulator C-terminal ligand-binding domain-containing protein — translation MLAATFERLLPRVDTPPDDGPVREQLIALLTAQADLIENAPLQLTTLSWLAMGSITPDPGAPPDSGAVTSLRAQVIRRYREPFDHILTSPEARAHLGDLDTSFAIIQLLGPIVFARLTGLYSIDHDDCARLVDDFLTAHRG, via the coding sequence CTGCTCGCGGCCACCTTCGAACGCCTACTCCCACGCGTGGACACCCCACCCGACGACGGGCCCGTGCGCGAGCAGTTGATCGCGTTGCTCACCGCCCAAGCCGACCTGATCGAGAACGCTCCCCTCCAGCTGACCACCCTGTCCTGGCTGGCCATGGGATCCATTACCCCCGACCCCGGCGCACCCCCTGACTCGGGCGCGGTCACCTCCCTGCGCGCCCAGGTCATCCGCCGCTACCGCGAACCGTTCGACCACATCCTCACCAGCCCTGAGGCCCGCGCCCACCTCGGCGACCTCGACACCAGCTTCGCCATCATCCAACTCCTGGGCCCGATCGTCTTCGCCCGCCTGACCGGGCTGTACAGCATCGATCACGACGACTGCGCGCGCCTGGTCGACGACTTCCTCACCGCCCACCGCGGGTAG
- the istA gene encoding IS21 family transposase codes for MTDYRLVMSQLLQGRSYREIEAIAGCSHRTIAKAKKICGERELTTEDQIEALTAEEIDALFTDGRKNASIDFVMFDVAAAVKKRSGKKKLPLRVLWANYLETEGAPGQRHYSYQRFCQIIGEYVEVNDLTMRIAHVPGHTMQVDWAGTTMAIFDPVTGSRTRVSVFVASLPYSGMVFACGCLDEKAANWLDAHVQAFEYFGGVTQVVVPDNTSTASNQITRGDRAREVNHAYRDFLEYHRTAAVPTRAVRPRDKGHVESGVKIVTNWVIGRLADRRFASLDDLGEAINVQVDQINDRIPFRGQKISRRELFAEHEQPQLLALPDARWQPVTWRKSKVNRDYHVEIATVKYSVPHTFAGQLVDVKITGETLAIMCDGEVIASHAVSGRRHSYVTDPEHVPAQHLQSSDLWSRAYFVRQAHKVGPCTVAAISDLLDRQRIEAQGYRSCQNILALGKSDKQLLERACGQLVSEQTRRAISYTAVKQRLAALRAQAAARPTTAAEPATAASVAPPAGQRDTTGAHLAGPEQFSLSALTGATGADLTDEGGAK; via the coding sequence GTGACTGATTACCGATTGGTGATGTCACAGTTGCTGCAAGGCAGGTCGTACCGGGAGATCGAAGCGATCGCAGGATGCTCGCACCGCACGATCGCCAAAGCGAAGAAGATCTGCGGTGAACGGGAGCTGACCACCGAGGACCAGATCGAGGCGTTGACCGCCGAGGAGATCGACGCCTTGTTCACCGATGGGCGAAAGAACGCCTCAATCGATTTCGTGATGTTCGATGTCGCCGCCGCGGTGAAGAAGCGCTCAGGCAAGAAGAAGCTCCCACTGCGGGTGCTGTGGGCCAACTACCTGGAAACCGAAGGGGCGCCGGGGCAGCGGCACTACAGCTACCAGCGGTTCTGCCAGATCATCGGTGAGTACGTCGAGGTCAACGATCTGACGATGCGGATCGCGCACGTACCCGGGCACACGATGCAGGTCGACTGGGCCGGCACCACGATGGCGATCTTCGACCCGGTCACCGGCAGCAGGACCCGGGTGTCGGTGTTCGTGGCATCGCTGCCGTACTCGGGCATGGTCTTCGCCTGCGGATGCCTGGACGAGAAGGCAGCGAACTGGCTCGATGCCCACGTGCAGGCATTCGAGTACTTCGGCGGCGTCACGCAAGTGGTCGTGCCCGATAACACCTCGACCGCGTCGAACCAGATCACACGCGGGGACAGGGCCCGCGAGGTCAACCACGCCTACCGGGACTTCCTCGAGTACCACCGCACCGCCGCGGTGCCCACCAGAGCGGTGCGGCCCCGCGACAAGGGGCACGTCGAGTCCGGGGTCAAGATCGTGACGAACTGGGTGATCGGCCGACTCGCCGACCGCCGGTTCGCCAGCCTGGACGACCTGGGCGAGGCCATCAACGTCCAGGTCGATCAGATCAATGACCGCATCCCGTTCCGCGGACAGAAGATCAGCCGGCGGGAGTTGTTCGCCGAGCACGAGCAGCCACAACTGCTGGCGCTGCCCGACGCACGGTGGCAGCCGGTGACCTGGAGGAAATCCAAGGTCAACAGGGATTACCACGTCGAGATCGCGACGGTGAAGTATTCGGTGCCCCACACCTTCGCCGGTCAGCTCGTCGATGTGAAGATCACCGGCGAAACACTCGCAATCATGTGCGACGGAGAAGTCATCGCCTCCCATGCCGTCTCCGGGCGCCGGCACTCGTACGTCACCGACCCCGAGCACGTGCCCGCCCAGCATCTGCAATCCTCGGATCTGTGGTCCCGGGCGTACTTCGTGCGCCAGGCCCACAAGGTCGGTCCGTGCACCGTGGCCGCGATCAGCGACCTGCTCGACCGGCAACGCATCGAGGCCCAGGGCTACCGCTCGTGCCAGAACATCCTCGCCCTGGGGAAGAGCGACAAACAACTCCTCGAGCGGGCTTGCGGGCAACTTGTCTCCGAACAGACCCGACGGGCGATCTCCTACACCGCGGTCAAGCAACGCCTGGCGGCGCTGCGGGCCCAGGCCGCCGCACGACCGACCACCGCGGCGGAACCAGCGACTGCTGCGTCGGTAGCGCCACCGGCGGGACAGCGCGACACCACCGGGGCGCATCTGGCCGGGCCCGAGCAGTTCAGCCTTTCTGCCTTGACCGGAGCCACCGGAGCCGACTTGACGGATGAGGGAGGGGCCAAGTGA
- a CDS encoding Tn3 family transposase, translated as MATQVFAAEELARLREFPEVSREELFRFFTLTSADIAFVAPGRGRGPEDQLGLAVALCTLPWLGFVPDKVAAAPPVVVARLADQLKVDASQIRSYGRRAQTRTAHLHLVAQYLSWQSAGAMELKELDEFLLARAMEHDSPTLLFRLGCEYLISARVIRPSPDTVVRRVVHAREQAQRETYDRLAHELTPQRCAELDGLLVTDVSIRMSRLRWLSTPPVEASTAAVRNEVEKLEFVRGLGADTLDLSVLPTERRRFLAMLGRRLTGQALERRDPQRRYPILLTVLAQSAADVLDEVVALFDQALSGKFSAAENRMREQLADRAKTGEDRQALLDDLLSILIDPQIPDEDVGGLIRGGSIGLERLRAAIAQAQPRLPRDHGHLAALDSSYSYLRKFTPAVLSAVRFSGGTAATELLIAVDMLRELNATGRRKVFDDAPAGFVPTKWRGYLEEARKTGNTVAYRHFWELCVLLGLRDGLRTGDVFVPGSRRYADPAAYLLTPTQWEPQRAEFCRLVDKPADPAAALAALTDEWLTAVGELEQMLAAGDGPVRLDETGDLVISPLSAEDIPTEAIELKAELTEMLPFAPIVSVLIEMDKRTGYLDCFTHAGGKQTRSPELKRNLIAVLLAYSTNLGLTNMAAASGISYDILSWTAEWYVREETLRAANLAIIGYHQRLPLTTVFGTGTLSSSDGQRFPTRGKSVTARAVNHFFAEEGLSTYTHVTDQHTTYGTKVIVTTRREAHYVLDEILGNATDLPVTEHATDTHGVTLVNFALFDLLGMQLSPRIRDLGKITLYRPVPRAEADTLFPHAGALLTRKLNLDLIAEHYDDLLRLAGSLKFGHATASLLVGKLSASGRQNALAAALKEYGAMRRTIYACRYLTDPDYRRKISRQLNKGESIHALKRGLLYAHEGAFRARHLEAQTEQAWCLTLVTNALITWTTEYYGLAVEQMRRAGRRIDEEVLAHISPAHSANINFFGAIEVDIDAELAQLGPTGYRPLRVRDTLF; from the coding sequence ATGGCGACGCAGGTATTCGCGGCTGAGGAGTTGGCGCGTCTGCGGGAGTTTCCAGAAGTCAGCCGCGAGGAGCTGTTCCGGTTCTTCACGCTGACGTCGGCCGATATCGCGTTCGTCGCGCCGGGGCGGGGGCGTGGTCCGGAGGATCAGCTCGGTCTGGCGGTGGCGTTGTGCACGCTGCCGTGGCTGGGGTTCGTGCCGGACAAGGTCGCCGCCGCGCCGCCGGTGGTGGTGGCACGGTTGGCGGATCAGCTGAAAGTCGATGCGTCGCAGATCCGTTCGTACGGCCGCCGGGCGCAGACCCGCACCGCGCATCTGCACCTGGTGGCCCAGTATCTGAGCTGGCAGAGCGCGGGTGCGATGGAGTTGAAAGAACTCGACGAGTTCCTGTTGGCGCGGGCGATGGAGCACGATTCCCCGACCCTGCTGTTTCGGTTGGGGTGTGAGTATCTGATCTCGGCGCGGGTGATCCGGCCCAGCCCCGACACCGTGGTCCGCCGCGTCGTGCACGCGCGTGAGCAGGCCCAACGAGAGACCTACGACCGGTTGGCGCATGAGCTGACGCCGCAACGCTGCGCGGAGTTGGACGGCTTGCTGGTCACCGATGTCTCGATCCGGATGTCTCGGTTGCGGTGGCTGTCGACGCCTCCGGTGGAGGCGTCGACAGCCGCTGTGCGCAACGAGGTCGAGAAGCTGGAGTTCGTGCGCGGTTTGGGCGCGGACACTCTTGATCTGTCGGTGTTGCCGACTGAGCGTCGCCGGTTCCTGGCCATGCTGGGCCGCCGTCTGACCGGGCAGGCGTTGGAGCGTCGCGATCCGCAGCGCCGGTATCCGATCTTGTTGACGGTGCTGGCGCAGTCGGCCGCTGATGTGCTCGATGAGGTGGTGGCGTTGTTCGATCAGGCGCTGTCGGGGAAGTTCAGTGCCGCGGAGAACCGGATGCGCGAGCAACTGGCCGACCGGGCGAAGACCGGGGAGGACCGGCAAGCGCTGCTGGATGACCTCCTATCCATCCTCATCGACCCGCAGATCCCTGATGAGGATGTGGGCGGGTTGATCCGGGGCGGAAGCATCGGGTTGGAGCGGTTGCGTGCGGCGATTGCGCAGGCCCAGCCGCGGTTGCCGCGTGATCACGGGCATCTGGCCGCTCTCGATAGTTCGTATTCGTATCTGAGGAAGTTCACTCCGGCGGTGTTGTCGGCGGTCCGGTTCTCCGGTGGTACGGCGGCGACGGAGTTGCTGATCGCGGTGGACATGCTGCGCGAACTCAACGCGACCGGTCGCCGCAAGGTGTTCGACGACGCACCGGCGGGGTTCGTGCCGACCAAGTGGCGCGGTTATCTCGAGGAGGCCCGCAAGACCGGCAATACCGTTGCCTATCGTCACTTTTGGGAGCTGTGCGTGCTGCTCGGGTTGCGGGACGGGCTGCGTACCGGGGACGTGTTCGTGCCCGGATCACGCCGCTACGCCGACCCGGCCGCCTACCTGCTCACCCCGACCCAATGGGAGCCGCAGCGAGCCGAATTCTGCCGCCTGGTCGACAAACCCGCCGACCCGGCCGCCGCGTTGGCCGCGCTCACCGACGAGTGGTTGACGGCGGTCGGTGAGCTGGAGCAGATGCTCGCCGCCGGTGACGGGCCGGTGCGCTTGGACGAGACCGGTGATCTGGTGATCTCCCCGCTGAGCGCCGAGGACATTCCGACCGAGGCCATCGAGTTGAAGGCCGAGCTGACCGAGATGCTGCCGTTCGCGCCGATCGTGTCGGTGCTGATCGAGATGGACAAGCGCACCGGCTACCTGGATTGTTTCACCCACGCGGGCGGCAAGCAGACGCGGAGCCCGGAGTTGAAACGCAATCTGATCGCGGTGCTGCTGGCGTACTCGACGAACCTCGGTCTCACCAATATGGCTGCGGCGTCGGGGATCTCCTACGACATTCTGTCCTGGACCGCGGAGTGGTATGTGCGGGAGGAGACGCTGCGCGCGGCGAACCTGGCGATCATCGGCTACCACCAGAGACTGCCACTGACCACGGTGTTCGGCACCGGCACACTCTCGTCATCGGACGGGCAGAGGTTCCCGACGCGCGGCAAATCGGTCACCGCCCGTGCGGTGAATCACTTCTTCGCCGAGGAGGGCCTGTCGACCTATACCCACGTCACCGATCAGCACACCACCTACGGCACCAAGGTCATCGTTACCACCCGCCGCGAAGCCCACTACGTCCTGGACGAAATCCTCGGCAACGCAACGGATCTGCCAGTCACCGAGCATGCGACCGATACTCACGGGGTCACCCTGGTGAACTTCGCGCTGTTCGATCTGCTGGGGATGCAGCTGTCCCCGCGTATCCGGGATCTGGGCAAGATCACCCTGTACCGGCCGGTGCCGCGCGCCGAGGCCGACACCCTGTTCCCGCACGCCGGCGCTCTGCTGACACGGAAGTTGAACCTGGACCTGATCGCCGAGCATTACGACGACCTGCTGCGGCTGGCCGGATCGCTGAAGTTCGGGCACGCCACCGCCTCGCTGCTGGTCGGCAAGCTCTCGGCGTCGGGAAGACAGAACGCCCTCGCCGCAGCATTGAAAGAGTACGGGGCGATGCGCCGCACCATCTATGCCTGCCGGTATCTGACCGACCCTGATTACCGGCGCAAGATCTCGCGCCAGCTCAACAAGGGCGAATCCATCCACGCCCTCAAACGTGGCCTCCTCTATGCCCACGAAGGAGCCTTCCGCGCCCGTCACTTGGAAGCCCAGACCGAGCAGGCATGGTGTCTGACCCTGGTCACCAACGCCCTCATCACCTGGACCACCGAGTATTACGGGCTGGCGGTCGAGCAGATGCGCCGGGCTGGGCGGCGCATCGACGAGGAGGTCTTGGCCCACATCTCGCCCGCGCACAGCGCCAACATCAACTTCTTCGGCGCGATCGAGGTCGACATCGACGCCGAGTTGGCTCAGCTCGGACCCACCGGCTACCGGCCGTTGCGGGTCCGCGACACCCTGTTCTGA